A single region of the Salvia miltiorrhiza cultivar Shanhuang (shh) chromosome 8, IMPLAD_Smil_shh, whole genome shotgun sequence genome encodes:
- the LOC130998527 gene encoding vegetative cell wall protein gp1-like translates to MISHRYLAFDDPPLPPYDAPPPPTDPFSILPAPPVDEIPYIPEPFVPDKAVVFEPIVPDSAVPDADLPPWEPAPATTPLSLPHSEVIPPIPSPMPCTEYVPFDPYPRVTPLPEPGTLEFQHYMHPILYPPSRDAQEGPSHPFPIDSDDEDPDGETPEMTVGHGQTRPLRRRTTADGVDVWEPIPEPPICYPMVDTDVEDETEDDDDSEETEPSEDEEIEPREDMTVDDAGSRVSGDAFGGTGWV, encoded by the exons ATGATTAGTCACCGCTACCTTGCTTTTGATGATCCCCCACTGCCACCTTATGATGCACCCCCTCCTCCGACAGATCCTTTTTCGATCTTACCTGCACCCCCAGTTGATGAGATTCCGTATATTCCGGAGCCATTCGTGCCTGATAAGGCCGTTGTTTTTGAGCCCATTGTTCCGGATTCTGCTGTTCCGGA TGCTGATCTGCCTCCTTGGGAGCCGGCCCCAGCGACAACACCATTATCATTGCCTCATTCAGAGGTTATACCACCTATTCCATCTCCGATGCCTTGTACTGAGTATGTGCCTTTTGATCCTTACCCGAGGGTTACTCCTCTACCTGAGCCTGGCACACTTGAGTTTCAGCATTATATGCATCCTATTCTATACCCACCATCCAGAGATGCACAGGAGGGACCGTCTCATCCGTTTCCgattgatagtgatgatgaggaCCCAGACGGGGAGACGCCAGAGATGACAGTTGGGCATGGACAGACCCGACCACTACGGCGTCGGACCACTGCTGATGGAGTCGATGTATGGGAGCCTATTCCGGAGCCACCTATTTGTTACCCGATGGTAGACACAGATGTGGAGGATGAGacagaggatgatgatgatagTGAGGAGACTGAGCCTAGTGAGGATGAGGAGATTGAGCCCAGAGAGGATATGACAGTAGATGATGCGGGAAGTAGAGTATCCGGAGATGCTTTCGGTGGGACTGGATGGGTCTGA